The genomic stretch ATTATACCTATCAGTTTTAGAAATACATGGTTATtctgacttaaaaaaattaaaaaaaaatctttttattctcCAAAACACCGTTTCAAGAAATCGCTTATTAGTGAATTTGACTGGTCAccaattttttataactatataaatacttatttttcatAACTGCCGTATCCTACATATACTTTTCTTTCTATCTGAATCCTGtatcactatttttttataaacggtacTACTCTACTGTTTTCTTACAGCGACAAGCCAACTCAAAAtgatatcaaacaaaaaaaaacgaaatagatCGCCCTCTTAAATTTATCATCTAACAGATGACAAGTTTTTTTATTGGACATCTAATGTGTGCTGAACAAAACTTGTTtgattatagtaaataaatataaacaattttgtagattcaaataaatttttaaaaacaaagtttttgTTAAGACTTATGACCTTTTAAAGGTTAAGACTTCatctattttaattgaatacgtttaaaaaaaatcagtaaattgtatcttcaatttatttatgtaaataatgatttattatttatatttacaatataattacaattataggCAGTTAAAAATCACGAAGGTTATAAATTaagttcgatttttgaaaaacCTTTTAAGTACTCAGCTAAAGGGTCGGTGAGTCAGCAATTGTTCAAGTGGATGCAATACCATGATCTATTAGACAACAAATGCGGTCGTTACACCACATTACACCGTGAAACAGACCACCACCGCGACCATTTTTTACCACTTAGAATACTCCTCTCGTCCTACGCCCCCCACGATGGATCGATCAAATCTAAAAAAATCGATAATTCGACAGAAAAACCGTGGTAAGTTGATTAAACCAATTGATACCACCCGGAATTACGCGGCAAGGTATGCCAGTTAcaaatataagataattttaattaaatgtaggtTTTAGACAGTTTCAACAGTTaagaaatcttaaaaaaatcaaggaaatgaattattttatttatgtatgtacactTAGTaggtacttaatattattacggGCTGTCTTAGATAACTCAATTACCGTTTAAACTAACACAgtcttgaaataataattttatctaataaaagGAGTAAATGGTTCTCAAAATTTACTGTCTTATGCATATTGTTCATCCTATTAACTATCTTCAAACAATGCATTAGTTAGGTAATATCAAACCTTGGAATAAAAAATCTCCGACGTAATAAAACAAAGGTTAGTAttaagtatttcatttaatatatcgactaaaattataacaatgaaaacaatatttacagTAATGTATACCTATTATCTACAAGTAACAATAAAgcgaaaataaataacaattcttTGTCCTTTCAATTAACATGACTGGCGGTTTTTCATGcgacatttacaaatatatctcAAATGAATATTTACACACCTATATTATGTGATAATAGCTAATACGTcacgatattaataaattaaaatgtattaaatattcctattttaatgtttataaatatctacaaaTGAGATCACTAACATCAACGCTACTTTTACAGAAATATTTCGATTTGTTCAGCGCGGGCACTTGCCAGTTCGGTAATTAAGTACCATTTAGGCCTCCCGTCGCGTCGCTTCAGAACGTACATCACTAAGTTTAAACGATTCTACGatcatttataaaactattcttCACATTTTTTTCGATAAAAACACATCaccaattttatgataaaacgtattataacaatttaatgtaGGTTTACTCATTTCGGTCTTTTCACGTTTTTTAGAGATTGGAATTTGTATAGTTTTTCAAAATTACTACGGTACTTACAACCTAACATTGCACGAGATATTGGAGCAGTTCGGAGGAGACCGCTGATGTCACGCTACCGGCAGTGGAGGCGGTAGTAGGTAGCATGGGCGCAGGGCGTGCGCCGCCGCCTGCAAGAGCTCAGCTTGGTACCGCTGGGCGGCCAGCACGTATGGAGATGGCATATTAAAGTCTATCTGTGGCATCACTTGAACGGCCTGCATCGCAAGCAAATGATTTGGAGGAGAAGGTGACGCCCGCGGAGACTCCGGCTCTAGTAATGCGTCTATTGTGAACGCTCTTCGCGGTCTTTCCCTTGGCAACATTGTTATCGATGCTGTCTCTGGTAGCTCAGCGGGTTCGGGGCTTAATTGTGGACACATGGGTGGTGAGTACATGCTCGCAGTTGGTAGAGgaggtggtggtggtggtgctCCAGCTTGACGGGCCAAGAAAGCTCGGTTGAAGCT from Vanessa cardui chromosome 1, ilVanCard2.1, whole genome shotgun sequence encodes the following:
- the LOC124531077 gene encoding fork head domain-containing protein FD4-like, yielding MPRPSRESYGDQKPPYSYISLTAMAIWSSPERMLPLSEIYRFIMDRFPYYRRNTQRWQNSLRHNLSFNDCFVKVPRRPDRPGKGAYWTLHPQAFDMFENGSLLRRRKRFKLQKGEKDNLNAELAALASFNRAFLARQAGAPPPPPPLPTASMYSPPMCPQLSPEPAELPETASITMLPRERPRRAFTIDALLEPESPRASPSPPNHLLAMQAVQVMPQIDFNMPSPYVLAAQRYQAELLQAAAHALRPCYLLPPPLPVA